From Ictalurus punctatus breed USDA103 chromosome 2, Coco_2.0, whole genome shotgun sequence:
agagcaagaaagtaagctgcatgtggcttgtctagatgaatgttgaaatcaccaaggaccagaagaggagttccatcatttgggatggtggacagtagcatgtcaaattcatcgatgaacttccccagttgacctggaggacggtaaataacaagaaagtgcattttggcagggtcagtgactgtaacagaatgaaattcaaaggaagtgtatgagcaagagggagaaagacaggtaaatttccatgttttggagagaagcaaacctgtaccaccccctcGTCTGTTGGGACGTGAGGTATGGTAGAAGTTGAAGTTGGAGGCTAGGGCAGCGAgtgtggcagtgttctcagcatggatccaggtctcagtcagagccagcacaCTGAGATTGTAGTGGGTTGCAAAGGCAGGaatgaaatctgccttgttgacagcagattggcag
This genomic window contains:
- the LOC108275562 gene encoding uncharacterized protein LOC108275562 isoform X2, which encodes MCHQFIPIICHRRRPQHTPRKVRNLDNLCSLNVASADSFSSSIGLWNCQSAVNKADFIPAFATHYNLSVLALTETWIHAENTATLAALASNFNFYHTSRPNRRGGGTGQLGKFIDEFDMLLSTIPNDGTPLLVLGDFNIHLDKPHAAYFLALLPTVDLKQFTTPAIPKADKQLNLTLTQQSPGHQAVWLQEQSLHRDCSAFRH
- the LOC108275562 gene encoding uncharacterized protein LOC108275562 isoform X1, translating into MCHQFIPIICHRRRPQHTPRKVRNLDNLCSLNVASADSFSSSIGLWNCQSAVNKADFIPAFATHYNLSVLALTETWIHAENTATLAALASNFNFYHTSRPNRRGGGTGLLLSKTWKFTCLSPSCSYTSFEFHSVTVTDPAKMHFLVIYRPPGQLGKFIDEFDMLLSTIPNDGTPLLVLGDFNIHLDKPHAAYFLALLPTVDLKQFTTPAIPKADKQLNLTLTQQSPGHQAVWLQEQSLHRDCSAFRH